The Candidatus Neomarinimicrobiota bacterium DNA window ATAAAAATAAACTGTTGTTTAATGCAACTGTGGGAAGTCACAAATATAAAATTTTAGATTTTGGATTAAATAAACCATTAAATAACAAAGTACTAAATATTCAATATAATCACACCTCTTCCAATGGTCATAGGTACAATACCGACTTTAATATAAACAGGTTAAATCTTTCTGCATCATGTAATATTCCCGGTGGACAGATTGAATTCTCAATAGGATATCAGGAAAAAGAATTTGGTGCAAATAGTTTCTATTCTGAAAAATATCTTAACCAGAGAGAAGATACCCGTTCATTCTTGGCTTTATTTAATATAAAAAAACACATCAATGGTAGTTTACTAAAAATTAACATCTATACTAAATATCACTATGATCACTTTTTACTCGACTACCTCAATCCCTCGTTTTACGAAAATGAACATAAGAAATACACTTATGGTATTACCTCCGACTATCTGTTTAATTATAAAAATATAATAACAAATATTTCATTAAGGATAGATAACGATATAATAAACAGTAATTCCCTGGGAAACCACAATAAATCACTCTATGGATTTTCAACAACCTCCAGTTTTCCTATCTTCAAACATTTTACAATAAATTTCTCTACTTATATAAATTATTATGAAAAGTGGGGTCCACAAGTATGGCCTGGCGTTGCACTCAGCTATTCAATCAATAATAGCAATTTATTTTATATCAATTTCAATAAATCTTTCAGAGTACCCACCTTTACCGAATTATACTATAAAAGCCCCGCAAACGCTGGTAATAGCAATTTGAAACCTGAAAAGGTAAACTCTATTCAAGCTGGTTACCGATACGTATCAAATAAGATAATAATAAATCTTTCATCTTTTTATAACAATGCTTATAATACAATAGATTGGATACGATATAACAAAGATGAACCATGGACAGCAATAAACACCGGAAAAATAAAAATTTACGGTATTCAATATTCACAAAAAGCTATATTAAACCGTTACATATCATTCACTTCAACTTATACCCACAATTTTTATAAGATTTACACAAACAAAAAATATCAATCAAAATACACATTAAATAATCTGAGATATAAATTGACCGTTGGGGCAAATCTCTCATTTTCAAAATATAACACTACTTCAGTTATCATTAATATATTTAAAAGAAAAGAGGGAGAGCAAAGGAACCTTGTTGACATAACCTTCACAAAACATTTGAAATCTTTGAGATCAGATATATTTATCAAAATTGAAAATGTTTTTAATAAAATTTACGAAGATTACCCTGGCGTTGTATTACCCGGCAGATGGATTAAAGCTGGAATAGATACAAGAATTTAAAAAGATTCTATTAAATTTAGTAAATCCTCAAATTTAATTGGCTTTGCTATCCACTTGCATCCAAGGGATTCTATCTTTTCTATTATTTTCCTATCGTATTCATATCCTGTCATGAAAATGAAATTCAAGGTCTTATTTATCATTTTTAATCTATAGTACAAATCAAAACCCGTATCTTCATGCATTATTACATCTGAAATAACCACATCAGGGTCATATTTTCTGAATATCTCAATCGCTTCATCGACTTTATCAGCGGAGTACACTTCATATCCATGCTGAGACAAGAATTCTGAATAAAGCTCTAGTATTAAATTATCATCATCAACTATTAAAATTTTCTTATTCATAGTAATTTGATAACTGCTTCATATACAAATTTAATAGAAAAAAACGAAAGAAAAACACCACATATTACAAAAAGAACTTTCTGGAATGTCAACCCGAAAAATCTTTTGCCGTTATAAGTAAGTGTAGATAGTACAAAATACCAGAAGACATCACATGATAAATGCAGAACTATAAATATTGCCAGAACTAGCTTACCATAGGTCGCTACCTTGGTTATAATAGCGACACCTACAGTGACCCACCACAATATAAAATATGGATTCCCTGCACTTAGTGCTATACCTGCAAAAATAGAACTACCTCTATAGTCCTTATTACCAACCTTATTTGTATAAATACTTTTGAACATATCATACGCCATTAAACCCAGGAATATCCCTCCTATGATGAAAATAATAATCTGTAACCATTCGAGCTTAAATATTATTGACATTCCAAGATATATTAGAATGATGAGGGGTATCTCCACAACTCCATGACCTATGCCAATCAAAGCACCAGCATAGGGTGAACGTGCTCCCTTACCAATTACCACAGCCGTCAATGGACCCGGTGCAAGTACACCTGATAAGGATATTAACAATCCCTGAAATAGTACAAATAACGCCTGCTTATCCATTACTCTTTTTCTCCAATCTATCACCCATCCATCTTCCTGCCAAAATTAGTGCAATTGGGCTTACTGTAGCAATACACCCATAAATAAACCATAACATCTGAGTATTTTTAGCGCCCACTTCAGGACAGTATTTACTCAAAAAATATCCCGAATATAGGCTCGTTATCAATTTTGTTAAAAACCACGGAAATTGACCAATGCCCATATACTGTCCCGTTTTACCCTCAGGAGCAAGCTCAGCTATCACCTGCAAAAACCGTGGTTGCCACATCGCTTCACCAATAGACATTAATAAAATATAAGATATCAAAAATATCACATTTGTTCCAAGAGCCAATAAAAAGGTAGGCAACGCCATAACTGAGGTACCAATTATCATCATTTTATAGATATTGACTCTGCTCGTGATAGAGGCAATAAAAGGAGCCAGAATGAAAATTAATATAGGATTCAAATTAACAAAAAACTCCATATTTCTACTCACAAAGCCCGGATATGCCCTATAAACATACTGAGGCAATGTAAGCCACTGATGTGCAAACAAGGTCTGCACTGGAATAAGAATAAATATAAAAAAGGCAAATCGAGAATCCCTTAATGGGTGCTCTATTAACCACTGCTTAAAGTTTTTTTTCTTCTCTTCTCTAACCTGATTTTCAAAATTTTTCGAATCTATATCTGATTCATTTTTAAAATTTCTAAGTAAGATTAAAATGATCAATAATCCAACAAATGTAATAAGCGTATAAACTTTGTAAACACCCAGTATTCCGAATCTATGTCTGACTGGAGGTGAAATTATTCCAGGTAAAAATCCACCCAGATTCATTACAGCATACAGCATTGCATAACCCACAGCTGCACTTTTCTCGCTTGTGTATTTGCGCACTGCTGAATATGCTGCTGGTTGATACATGCCATAACCAATTACAACGAAAAACAATCCGGTTACAGCTGCAAAAAATCTACCTGACCACATCCCTGTGGAACCAAATATATTGCTATTGGATAATATCAATCTGCCAATTACCATCATACCCAATGAAATTATCAGTGCTTTCTTAACTCCCACTCTATCAGCCATTTCTCCGAGGAAAAACATAGCCAGAGTAATACCACCTGTGAAAGCTCCAACTATCCATCCAGCCTGCTGATCATTTAACTCCACATGTTTATTAAAGTATATTGCCAGTAGCGTAAGAATTCCAAAGTAACATAGTCCTTCAAAAAAGTAAGATATATTAACTCCCCAAAGTTCTCGAGGAGAGTGAATTAATGCGACAAAAGGTTCAGTAATCTCTTTAATAGGATTATTTTTATTTTCCATAGCAACCAATTACCCTTTTTATAAATAGGAATTCTATATAAATAACTACATAAAATCTATTATAAAGAAAAAGTATTATTCACAAAAAATCAACTATTTTATATTAAAATCCTAAAAACTCTAAAAAAGGCTTCCAAGATTTTATTTGACTTTTATGTATTTAAGGCAAAAATTTAGCACGATTTTTTCAGTAGAATTCGGGGCGTAGCGCAGACCGGTTAGCGCGCCTGCCTTGGGAGCAGGAGGTCGCTGGTTCAAATCCAGTCGCCCCGACAAATTTCAAAAGCACAAGCTTTATTAAATTTACCAAGTAGTTTCTAAAATAAAATCCTTGCCATTTTTAATAAGATTTTATATTATCATTATTGTCAATTGAACGGGGGAGGGAAAAAATGAAAAATCTATTCGTTGTCGCATTGATAATTGCGGTAATTACTATTATTCTTGGAATTATCACTCAACTTGTTGGGCACGCACTTATAATTTCAGCTGCAGCATGGAACGATCTTACTCAGACAGCATTATTATTTGCTTTAGCTTTCGGTTTATGGCAAATCATTTCTAAAAAAGAGTAGCCGTTAAACTAATGTTGCGGCACAGCTTATGCCCTGGATATCCCATCCAGGGCTTCTTGTTAATAAATTCTCTAAATTAAATATAGATAAATTATTCTTTCTTACATAGGTTCTGTGACAGAAGTGAAGCAATCGAGTATATTCCGCATATACCCGCAAAACGTAGATAAGACAATGGCTTCAAAGTAAAAATTTCAAAGACAAAAAGTTTTGCCAGAATACCAACTATAAGTGAAACAACTCCTGCGATAAAAAAGATATAAAATACAATTTTGAAATTCATTTTTCTTTCTCCCCCTTTTATACAACTTCTTTATTATTTAACAGCCACCCAAACTTTCCTTGTCCTTGGACCATCAAACTCGCAAAAGAATATTCCCTGCCATGTCCCCAGCATCAATCTGCCATTATTAACGATCAAATTAACAGTATTCCCGACTAAACTGGATTTGATGTGAGAGTCAGCATTTCCCTCTATATGCCTGTATCCTACACCTGCAGGTACAAGTTCATTTAATTTATCTTTTATATCCTGAATGACATCTGGATCCGCATTTTCATTAATAGTTAAACCAGCCGTAGTATGAGGACAGTATACTACACAAATCCCATCTTTTACTCCGGAAGCTTCAATTGCTTTTCTTATTTTTGAAGTAATATCGATAAACTCAATCCTTTTTGATGTTGAAATGCTTATCTCTTCCATGTTACACTCCTTTCACTTCCTCCAATAGAAATAGCAAGAGTGATTTGTCTACCAGGCATAGGGTAATATTCAAGCATATAATATTCAGTATCAAGGACATTATTTACTCCGATATTAATATCCAGCTTGTATTTCTTAAAAACTTTTATCATATACCCCATATTTAAATTAAGTAACCAAGAACTATTAAGATAAACCGTATTTGCTTCTGTAACATAATTTTTCCCAAAATACTGACTCACAATATTAAAATAAAACTTATTGAAAATAAATTCCAGTGTTAAATCCCCCTGACTTAGTGGTCTATACGGAAGGTATTTACCGTATAGGTTCGGTTGTCTTGTCTTATTAATAGCATTATTGATTGAAAAGCCAGAGTATACATTTAATCGCTGACCCAACTTGATATTTAAATGACTCGAAAGATTCTCTATTTTTGCTATATCATTATTAACAGGTATATACTTATTACTCCACGCCCTACGCCAGATTATTACGTCTCTCACATTGTTATTTAAATAGGAAATCTCAAAATGACATGGCAATATTAAAATTTTAAAATCAATACTACCACTAACGCTCAGTCCTCTACCTTTTTCGGGCTTTAAATCAGGATTCCCCTGGCTATATATATCACCAATCCAATATAACTGGTTAAAAGTTGGCAATTTGAAACTGCTACCATATCCAACTACAAATTTTAGATTAACTGACCCTATATATTTCTTATATGAAGATTCAAAATACAATGAAAAATTTTCTTTATAATCACTGGCATAATCAATCCTTAAAGGTAAAGAGAAGCTGATAATACTATTGCCCATTTGATAGTTCAATTCTGTATTTACTGACGAATAGAAAATATATCTCTTCTTTGAACCCATTGATAGAGAAGGTCTGACAAGGTCTTCAGAAAACATTCTTTCATACCTCAAACCCGAAGTTAAATTTATATCAACAGATTTGAAATTGTACTTTCTACTTAACTCAAGATTGGTAGATTCAATTTTATATGTTGTATTTATTCTTCCAAAGATACTTCTGGGTGAAGTATAAGAATTATTAAATTGATTATATAAGAATTTTAATTTATTAGAAATATTTCCAACATTGATTGAAAAAATAGTATTCTCATTCTTATTTTCAGTACCAATAGTCGGGTTATAAATATTTCCTGGAACTCCAAAATTTGATTTTTCAAAAATCGCCATCAAATCTATATTTATATCTTTTTTAGCAGGGCATTTTAATTTAAAAATTAAACGATTCTTCAAATATTCATTACCCTTTCTTGATATAATCTCACCATATATATCTCTATATGGAAAATCATTTTTACAAAATTCCTGACCAGCACCTAAAACTACCCCGATATTTTCAAAATTCTTCGATATTGAAAAAAATTGTTTATTATATCCAAATGTCCCTTTAGATATGTTAAATTCAAAAAAGTCCTCACTCTTTTGTCTGGTAATAATATTAATTACACCTCCTATTGCACTATTGCCCGCAATTGCAGATACACTGCCCTGTATAATCTCCACACATTCAATCATGTCCACCGGTATAACATCAGAATTAATATAACCTTTCTTAGTATCAGAGATTGGATTTCCATCGATCATCAAAACGACATCCTCCTGTGAACTGCCGGATATTTGGATTACTGTATTACCATATGTATCCCTTCTCAATAAGATTCTCGAATCTTTTGTTAATAACTCTTCCAGATTTTTAGCTCTGCCATCATTTCTAATAATTTTTACCTGTTCAGAAATACTGAAAAGCGAAGGATATGATGGAGAAATTTTATAAACAGGCTCAAGTTCTATCACTTTTGGTTCAAGGTAAACTTTCAGGCTTATACGTTTATCTGCGTATACATTTACAATTACACTTCTCTCATTATATGCAACATGTTTGAAAATAACTTTATAACGTCCCTGTGATATTCCATTTAAAGAAAAATAACCATTCCTATCTGTAAACGTTCCTATACCTAAATTTTCAATATAAACCTGAACATTTTCAATAGGATTAAAACTTTTATCATCATAAACATACCCCACTATCTGATCAATTGTCTGCGATTTTATATTTAAGCCAATTACGACCAATATTAATATTACTTTAACTTTCATAATTAAAAACTTCACTCTTAAAAAAAATAACAATTAATCTTCAATTTTGAAATAAATAGATTTATATTTAACCAGATTTTTGATTGGGGAATAGGATAGGGAAGCACGTGAAAATCGTGCACAGCCCCGCTACTGTGACCGGGGAGACCACCAGCACTATGCCACTGTCCGCCTTAGGCGGATGGGAAGGCGCTGGATGGTTGTTGATCCGGGAGTCAGGAAACCTGCCTATCCCCTTAAGTTAATCCAAACTTCGAGGGTGAGGGAGGATTAACAGGTGCTAACTTCTCCTATCAAAAGCCACTTGTTAATTCTTCCCCTCTTAAAAAGTAATCTTAATTAGAGGGGGAAAAGCAATGAAAATGAAAACTTTAATTACCGCAATGATCACTGTATCACTGTTCCTATCCTTTTGTGAAAAGAATCCATTCAAAGGCGATGAAGAATTAAAAACCGGAAAACAGGTATTTGTACTGAACGGTAATGCAAGAACTGTCTCGGTAATTGACCCTAATTCCGGCGATGTTACAAACGATGTGTTTACTACCGGGGACATCCCTAATAAAATTCTGTTCAACTCAAAATTTATAATTGTAATCAACTCGGGTACAAATAGTATAACTATTGCAAACAGGAATAACTTCAAGGAGGTAGAGAATATTATACTGGGTGAAAACCTCAATCCATGGAGTGGTTATGTGTATTATGATTCAATACTATTTGTAACAAATTATGCGGATAATAGCTTCTCCGTTATTAACCTTAACTCAAAGCAGTCAATTACAAAAGTACCTTGCGGCAGAAATCCCGAAGGAATTTACGTAAGTGACAATAGAATTTATATAACAACAGTAAACTTTAACTTAAACGACTTTTCATATGGTAATGGATACCTTTATGTTTATTCAGTCGATGATTATAGTTTAATTGATTCCGTTGAGGTAGGTATAAATCCTCAGGATATTGAAATTGGAAAAGATAACAAACTACATATCCTGTGCACCGGTGATTATTCTTCAACTTTCGGAAGCATTACTGTCGTAAATCCTTGTACTTTAAAGGTGGATACAGTTCTAAACATAGGGGGCTCTCCCGGTAGTTTTTGCGTGTGTGATGATGGAGTAGCTTATCTTGCCGCTGGTGGATGGGAGTATAGTGGTGATGAAAATGGATATATATATTCCTACAATACATACACTTACGAAATTTATCACAATGATAAAAATCCTATACTTACCCATAGAGGTATTATGGACATTGCAGTGGACTCTGAGGGTGTAATTTATGCAGCATGTTTTGAAGAAGATTACGTTGATATAATAAAAAACGGAACGGTAAGCAGCTATTTAGTAGGCGACGGACCAACAAGTTTAGTAGTAATAGAAGAGGAAAAATAAGGCTGTTATAACAAAAATTATCTAAAGAATTTCCTTATGTTTTCCGCTCCTTTTTCTTTGCGGAGGGGAATAGTATATTATTTAAAATCAATCTATATCCAGGAGAATTTTTATGTAAATCAAGGTTTGTCGGCGGATCACCTACAAAATGTCTGTAATCCTCAGGATCGTGTCCACCTAGGAACGTAAATGTTCCTTTCCCATATGTGCCGTGAATATATTTTACCTGAGGACTGTTTTCAACTTCACCAAGAATTACAACATGCTTTTTTATTCTGTCCCTTCTAAACCCTGTGGTCTGACCCATAAAGCCTTTTATAACACGAACATGATTCTGAGTAAGCATTGTTGGAACTGGGTCCCACTTTGCAGAAAATTCAAACAATGTAAAATAATCTTTATCAGGGCCAGGAGCTGTAGCTTCAAAACTTGGGGGATAATCTATATCAGAAAATTCATAGATATAAGGATCTAAATACAGCTTAAAATTAGTAAATGCAAGTGTCTGTGAATAATCAAGCTTTTCATTTGCATTCGGATCTGCAGGATCACCATCAAATACAGCTGGGCATATATCAACTTTTAGAGCCGCAAGAGCTATATCGTATGTGTCACATGCAGAACACATTGCAAATAAAAATCCTCCGCTGTTTACATACTCTCTAATTTTAAGAGCTACAGCAAGTTTGAGCTGTGAAACTTTCTTAAATCCCAATTTATGAGCCATATTTTCGAATTCAATTTGTTGATTTATATACCATTCTTGGTTTCTATAATTTGCCCAAAATTTCCCATATTGACCGGTAAAATCCTCATGATGAAGGTGCAACCAGTCATAATCTGATAGCTTACCCTTTAATACCTCTTCATCCCACAGAACATCATAATCAATTTCAGCATAAGTTAATGCCAGCGTGACTGCATCATCCCAGGGCTGAGCATTCGGTGGAGAATACACAGCAATCTTTGCAGCCTTCTCAAGAAGCACAACATCCATATTATTCTCTTCTATTGTGCCATAAATTGACATAATTTGATTTATAGATGGCAATTCGTAATATACTCCCCTTACTTTCATCTCCCTTTCTGCTTCTGGGAAATATCTGAACATAAATGATCCACCGCGATAATTAAGAAGCCATTCAACGTTGACTCCTTTCTTTAAAACCCAATACGCTATACCATAGGCTTTCAAATGATTTGTTTGAGAGAAGTCCATTGGAATTAAAATCTTCTGCTCCTGGGCATGAATTTCCATAGCTATAATTATAACAAAAGCCAGTATAAATACAATTTTATATATTCCACGCATAATCCAACCTAGGATACTTTTTGTATACTCCTGTATCTATCCCTCACCTTTCCAATAAAAACAGACTCAGGATAGTTGTTTATAAAAAATAGATACCACTTTTTAGAATTCTCATAATCTTTATGAAAATAAAAATAATCTCCTATCATAAGAACTGATAGCTGTGGTAATAAACCTGCACTTGTTATAATTTCAGAAATATTATCAATAGCTTTTCCCTCATCTCCAAAGATCAAATAAATTTGAGCAAGTCTAAATCTTGAAACTATTGTGATTTTTTCATCAGGGAAATCTGAAACTATTAGCTCGAATACTGCCAAAGCCTCGCTCAATCTATCCATCCTCATCAATCTCTCAGCCTCGATGAATTTGGTGAGCGCAGTATTTCCCTTTTTATTCCAATTATTAAAATACCTGTCAAAAAACTGATAAAATTCAACTATATCATTCAAATTTTCATCATCACCGCTGGCAAGAGCAAGAAGCTCTGATTTATATTTGTAGCATGAATCTATCTTTCCAGCGAGAAACCATACCTGCACAAGTTTCATCTTCATCAGCAGTTCAATATCTGTTCCTTCAAATAATTTACACCATTTATAACACTCCCTCTCAGCAATATCTATATTACCTTTTGATACATTCACATCAATTATATCATCCAGTACCTGAGCCTTTTTTTCCAAGCCTACATAATAATCAAAAGCCTGCTTAAAAAACCGTAGGGCACTATCAAAATCTTTTCTTATTCCATATTCCATACACCCTATCCTATAAATAGCTTCAGCTCTTTCTTCGCCTATTTTAACTTTGTCAATTATGGAGCTATACAAGGAACGAGCAATATGCATACCCTCCACGTCAACAGTATCATAATAAACAAAGTCAATAGCAAAAAATCTGTTCCCATTATAAAAATA harbors:
- a CDS encoding response regulator, with product MNKKILIVDDDNLILELYSEFLSQHGYEVYSADKVDEAIEIFRKYDPDVVISDVIMHEDTGFDLYYRLKMINKTLNFIFMTGYEYDRKIIEKIESLGCKWIAKPIKFEDLLNLIESF
- a CDS encoding LysE family transporter, which produces MIDWRKRVMDKQALFVLFQGLLISLSGVLAPGPLTAVVIGKGARSPYAGALIGIGHGVVEIPLIILIYLGMSIIFKLEWLQIIIFIIGGIFLGLMAYDMFKSIYTNKVGNKDYRGSSIFAGIALSAGNPYFILWWVTVGVAIITKVATYGKLVLAIFIVLHLSCDVFWYFVLSTLTYNGKRFFGLTFQKVLFVICGVFLSFFSIKFVYEAVIKLL
- a CDS encoding TonB-dependent receptor gives rise to the protein MRLAYFCIVLIILLKTVPTYPQIYQVYEFEPVIVYSSKIGTRINEYPGIVTVIDKAELNTFKTTTINEILKFLTGIDLKTRGVQGIQADPSLNGFSFEQILIMVNGIPLNDPQTGHHNLDLPIDIKNVERIEVISGGSSPTNGQNAFGGTINIILKNIDKNKLLFNATVGSHKYKILDFGLNKPLNNKVLNIQYNHTSSNGHRYNTDFNINRLNLSASCNIPGGQIEFSIGYQEKEFGANSFYSEKYLNQREDTRSFLALFNIKKHINGSLLKINIYTKYHYDHFLLDYLNPSFYENEHKKYTYGITSDYLFNYKNIITNISLRIDNDIINSNSLGNHNKSLYGFSTTSSFPIFKHFTINFSTYINYYEKWGPQVWPGVALSYSINNSNLFYINFNKSFRVPTFTELYYKSPANAGNSNLKPEKVNSIQAGYRYVSNKIIINLSSFYNNAYNTIDWIRYNKDEPWTAINTGKIKIYGIQYSQKAILNRYISFTSTYTHNFYKIYTNKKYQSKYTLNNLRYKLTVGANLSFSKYNTTSVIINIFKRKEGEQRNLVDITFTKHLKSLRSDIFIKIENVFNKIYEDYPGVVLPGRWIKAGIDTRI
- a CDS encoding MFS transporter, coding for MENKNNPIKEITEPFVALIHSPRELWGVNISYFFEGLCYFGILTLLAIYFNKHVELNDQQAGWIVGAFTGGITLAMFFLGEMADRVGVKKALIISLGMMVIGRLILSNSNIFGSTGMWSGRFFAAVTGLFFVVIGYGMYQPAAYSAVRKYTSEKSAAVGYAMLYAVMNLGGFLPGIISPPVRHRFGILGVYKVYTLITFVGLLIILILLRNFKNESDIDSKNFENQVREEKKKNFKQWLIEHPLRDSRFAFFIFILIPVQTLFAHQWLTLPQYVYRAYPGFVSRNMEFFVNLNPILIFILAPFIASITSRVNIYKMMIIGTSVMALPTFLLALGTNVIFLISYILLMSIGEAMWQPRFLQVIAELAPEGKTGQYMGIGQFPWFLTKLITSLYSGYFLSKYCPEVGAKNTQMLWFIYGCIATVSPIALILAGRWMGDRLEKKSNG
- a CDS encoding TonB-dependent receptor, with protein sequence MKVKVILILVVIGLNIKSQTIDQIVGYVYDDKSFNPIENVQVYIENLGIGTFTDRNGYFSLNGISQGRYKVIFKHVAYNERSVIVNVYADKRISLKVYLEPKVIELEPVYKISPSYPSLFSISEQVKIIRNDGRAKNLEELLTKDSRILLRRDTYGNTVIQISGSSQEDVVLMIDGNPISDTKKGYINSDVIPVDMIECVEIIQGSVSAIAGNSAIGGVINIITRQKSEDFFEFNISKGTFGYNKQFFSISKNFENIGVVLGAGQEFCKNDFPYRDIYGEIISRKGNEYLKNRLIFKLKCPAKKDINIDLMAIFEKSNFGVPGNIYNPTIGTENKNENTIFSINVGNISNKLKFLYNQFNNSYTSPRSIFGRINTTYKIESTNLELSRKYNFKSVDINLTSGLRYERMFSEDLVRPSLSMGSKKRYIFYSSVNTELNYQMGNSIISFSLPLRIDYASDYKENFSLYFESSYKKYIGSVNLKFVVGYGSSFKLPTFNQLYWIGDIYSQGNPDLKPEKGRGLSVSGSIDFKILILPCHFEISYLNNNVRDVIIWRRAWSNKYIPVNNDIAKIENLSSHLNIKLGQRLNVYSGFSINNAINKTRQPNLYGKYLPYRPLSQGDLTLEFIFNKFYFNIVSQYFGKNYVTEANTVYLNSSWLLNLNMGYMIKVFKKYKLDINIGVNNVLDTEYYMLEYYPMPGRQITLAISIGGSERSVTWKR
- a CDS encoding YjbQ family protein, producing the protein MEEISISTSKRIEFIDITSKIRKAIEASGVKDGICVVYCPHTTAGLTINENADPDVIQDIKDKLNELVPAGVGYRHIEGNADSHIKSSLVGNTVNLIVNNGRLMLGTWQGIFFCEFDGPRTRKVWVAVK
- a CDS encoding asparagine synthetase B, producing MEIHAQEQKILIPMDFSQTNHLKAYGIAYWVLKKGVNVEWLLNYRGGSFMFRYFPEAEREMKVRGVYYELPSINQIMSIYGTIEENNMDVVLLEKAAKIAVYSPPNAQPWDDAVTLALTYAEIDYDVLWDEEVLKGKLSDYDWLHLHHEDFTGQYGKFWANYRNQEWYINQQIEFENMAHKLGFKKVSQLKLAVALKIREYVNSGGFLFAMCSACDTYDIALAALKVDICPAVFDGDPADPNANEKLDYSQTLAFTNFKLYLDPYIYEFSDIDYPPSFEATAPGPDKDYFTLFEFSAKWDPVPTMLTQNHVRVIKGFMGQTTGFRRDRIKKHVVILGEVENSPQVKYIHGTYGKGTFTFLGGHDPEDYRHFVGDPPTNLDLHKNSPGYRLILNNILFPSAKKKERKT